One segment of Rubripirellula amarantea DNA contains the following:
- a CDS encoding peroxidase family protein, whose amino-acid sequence MTKLWNRWTGCPQDSSQKSKKTKSQKRKSQRRRLTPETLESRQLLAANLFHNEIMPEDVNEDGVVSALDALTIINQMNRQSLDGNSINDATRNDQATSQRGPGRMTDVNNDGRDSALDALMVINRLSREQNRIDRPGDRPTEFPTDLPTDDPSTDETPSPTDETPSAETTEVRSIDGTGNNLENPDLGSADTPLLRVAENDYADGIFEPAGDDRPSAREISNTLSAADPEGTTNERNLTSFVFAWGQFLDHDIDLSLEPADEENEVSFDITVPLGDPLFDPFSTGEETISLTRSAIAEGTGTSTDNPAEQVNSITAWVDGSQVYGSDQETSDALREFVGGRLLLTDDGLLPTDDIGGVLAGDIRAAENVVLTSMQALFVREHNRLADEISAANPDLSDEDIFQAARATVIAEIQSITYNEYLPALLGEDALSQYTGYDSSVDPSIANEFSTAAFRFGHSTLNDEFRLVGNDGEDVAEPIALANAFFQPQILEETGIDSFLKYASSTLSQEIDLQVVDGLRNFLFGPPGAGGLDLVSLNIQRGRDHGLADYNSTRVAYGLDAVESFDQISSDPDVQANLESLYGDVDNIDLWVGLLAEDHTENGSLGETATTIISDQFERLRDGDRFWYENVLSDREIREIENTSLADVIERNTNINSLQENVFFFAPEVSGTVLTVQADSTFSSDALIASESSFVSDADVELLAADQTRTTSTRPDGASATRSTEPGPEQLEQRGQQRQPEQRGPLLNGQSQPENRIPRDSSNGRPDQPVNQGERLAGVTVELLDSDGVVVATEITDDKGNYTFADFDQSGSYTVRLAATDAFIVAGSDSLDVQLASGDEQYRDMDFRVIV is encoded by the coding sequence ATGACTAAGCTCTGGAATCGCTGGACAGGATGCCCTCAAGACTCATCTCAGAAAAGTAAAAAAACAAAGTCCCAAAAGCGAAAATCGCAGCGACGAAGGCTCACGCCGGAAACGCTTGAGTCTCGCCAATTGCTTGCCGCCAATCTATTTCACAATGAAATTATGCCGGAAGACGTTAACGAAGATGGCGTCGTATCGGCGCTAGATGCGTTGACGATTATCAACCAAATGAATCGTCAGAGTCTGGATGGCAACAGCATCAACGATGCGACACGCAACGATCAAGCCACGTCGCAACGCGGTCCTGGCCGCATGACGGACGTCAACAATGACGGACGCGATTCGGCGCTTGACGCATTGATGGTTATCAATCGGCTTAGTCGTGAACAGAACCGCATCGACCGCCCCGGCGACCGCCCGACCGAATTTCCGACCGACCTGCCAACCGATGACCCGTCAACGGACGAAACACCGTCGCCAACCGATGAAACACCCTCTGCGGAAACAACCGAAGTTCGTTCTATCGATGGTACGGGCAACAATCTCGAAAACCCAGATTTGGGATCCGCTGACACCCCTTTGCTGCGTGTTGCCGAGAACGATTATGCCGACGGCATTTTCGAACCCGCGGGTGACGACCGCCCTAGTGCCCGAGAGATCAGCAATACACTTTCCGCTGCTGATCCAGAAGGAACCACCAATGAACGAAACCTAACTTCTTTCGTTTTTGCGTGGGGCCAGTTCTTGGATCACGACATCGATCTTTCGCTTGAGCCAGCAGACGAGGAAAACGAGGTGTCGTTTGATATCACGGTTCCGCTGGGCGATCCTTTGTTCGATCCGTTTTCGACCGGTGAGGAAACGATCAGTCTGACGCGATCCGCTATCGCCGAAGGCACCGGGACCTCGACGGATAACCCGGCCGAACAAGTAAACTCTATCACCGCTTGGGTCGATGGATCTCAGGTCTACGGTAGCGACCAAGAAACATCGGATGCGCTTCGCGAGTTTGTCGGCGGTCGATTGTTGCTAACCGACGATGGATTGTTGCCGACTGACGATATTGGTGGCGTTCTTGCGGGTGACATTCGTGCCGCCGAGAACGTCGTATTGACGTCGATGCAAGCTTTATTCGTTCGCGAACATAACCGTTTAGCTGATGAAATTTCAGCGGCGAATCCGGATCTTTCCGATGAAGATATCTTCCAGGCGGCTCGAGCAACGGTGATCGCTGAAATACAGTCCATCACCTACAACGAGTACCTTCCCGCATTGCTGGGTGAAGACGCTTTGTCGCAGTACACCGGCTACGATTCGTCGGTTGATCCATCAATCGCCAATGAGTTTTCGACCGCTGCATTCCGCTTTGGACACTCCACGCTTAATGATGAGTTCCGATTGGTGGGCAACGATGGCGAGGACGTCGCGGAACCGATCGCACTTGCAAACGCATTCTTTCAACCGCAAATACTAGAGGAAACCGGCATCGACTCGTTTCTGAAGTACGCTTCGTCGACGCTTTCCCAAGAGATCGATCTGCAAGTCGTCGATGGACTGCGAAACTTCCTGTTCGGACCTCCCGGCGCCGGCGGCTTAGATTTGGTGTCGCTGAACATTCAACGCGGTCGCGATCACGGGTTGGCCGACTACAACTCAACTCGGGTAGCTTACGGACTCGACGCGGTTGAATCGTTCGATCAAATTTCCAGCGACCCTGATGTGCAAGCCAACTTAGAGTCACTCTACGGAGATGTGGACAACATCGATTTGTGGGTAGGATTGCTTGCTGAAGACCACACCGAAAACGGATCGCTTGGTGAGACGGCGACCACGATTATCTCGGATCAATTCGAGCGTTTGCGTGATGGTGATCGCTTTTGGTACGAAAACGTGCTTAGCGATAGAGAAATTCGAGAGATCGAAAACACTTCGCTAGCGGATGTGATTGAGCGAAACACGAATATCAACTCGCTGCAGGAAAACGTATTCTTCTTCGCTCCGGAAGTCTCGGGAACGGTTCTTACCGTACAGGCAGATTCCACGTTCTCTAGTGACGCTCTGATTGCCTCCGAATCTAGTTTCGTGAGCGATGCGGACGTTGAACTTTTGGCGGCAGATCAAACACGAACGACTTCCACGCGTCCCGATGGTGCAAGTGCGACGCGATCCACTGAGCCTGGCCCAGAGCAACTAGAGCAACGGGGGCAACAGAGGCAACCAGAACAACGAGGGCCTCTATTGAATGGCCAATCGCAACCGGAAAATCGAATACCGCGAGATTCATCCAACGGTCGTCCCGACCAACCGGTGAACCAAGGGGAACGTCTTGCCGGGGTCACGGTTGAGCTGCTTGATAGTGATGGGGTTGTTGTTGCTACTGAGATCACCGACGACAAAGGGAACTACACCTTTGCGGACTTCGATCAATCGGGATCGTATACCGTTCGCCTTGCAGCGACGGACGCATTCATCGTTGCGGGAAGCGATTCTCTAGATGTTCAACTGGCAAGCGGCGATGAGCAATATCGCGATATGGACTTCCGAGTGATCGTCTGA
- a CDS encoding YHYH protein: MSKRIVIVAMSAIATGVVAVVVAQPPPRLHRVIAKGQLQKRPATSTPVIANGVKIEIIGDDRVITSNGVPNHKTGEFPNNGNPNRISAQSHVYRVPANPSIADHTTPMHGEFGVAINGVPFDPGAGEFYDGEPGWQYEPLSGAIDLGIDVSHAHVQPTGKYHYHGLPTGLIDSVKVEAGAHSPLVGWAADGFPIYAVYGYSDPKDAASPVQKLTSSYQLKPGQRPGGNAPGGAYDGTFVADYEYVEGSGDLDECNGQWTVTPEYPDGTYAYFMTEQWPVVPRIYRGTPSEDFRHGPGGGGIRNGSGARNRGPGEPITEARGQSVREQNRWHPNGRGGPRRGGPPHPEPPRPGQVLPEFVVESLRLSDDQKQQLSALQQTVDDELAKILTPQQRQQLESPSGFGPPGSFGPPSGFGRPDRLDSPGDFGSPGDRGSGRGGPLRRRPQ, encoded by the coding sequence ATGTCAAAACGTATCGTCATTGTTGCGATGTCTGCGATCGCAACCGGTGTGGTCGCCGTGGTCGTAGCGCAACCTCCGCCGCGATTGCATCGTGTTATCGCGAAGGGGCAGTTGCAGAAACGACCAGCGACATCGACGCCGGTCATTGCCAATGGAGTGAAGATCGAAATCATTGGCGATGATCGAGTTATCACGTCCAATGGAGTACCCAATCATAAAACGGGTGAGTTTCCAAATAACGGAAATCCCAATCGGATTAGTGCTCAGTCGCACGTTTATCGAGTTCCAGCGAATCCCAGTATCGCCGACCACACCACGCCCATGCATGGGGAATTTGGTGTCGCGATCAACGGCGTTCCCTTTGATCCTGGGGCTGGTGAGTTCTACGATGGCGAACCGGGCTGGCAATACGAACCGCTTTCCGGCGCGATTGATTTAGGAATCGATGTTTCGCATGCCCATGTGCAACCCACGGGCAAGTACCACTATCACGGTCTGCCGACTGGGCTTATCGATTCGGTCAAAGTTGAGGCTGGAGCTCACTCGCCTTTGGTTGGATGGGCTGCGGATGGATTTCCAATTTACGCTGTCTATGGATACAGCGATCCCAAAGACGCAGCGTCGCCAGTTCAAAAGCTAACATCGAGTTATCAACTCAAGCCGGGTCAACGACCAGGTGGGAATGCACCTGGTGGAGCGTATGATGGGACGTTTGTCGCCGACTATGAATACGTCGAAGGTTCAGGAGACCTCGATGAATGCAACGGACAGTGGACGGTCACACCCGAGTATCCCGATGGCACCTATGCGTACTTCATGACCGAGCAGTGGCCGGTGGTTCCGCGGATCTATCGTGGTACGCCTTCAGAAGATTTTCGTCATGGTCCGGGCGGCGGTGGAATTCGGAATGGTTCCGGAGCCAGAAATCGTGGCCCGGGTGAGCCGATAACAGAAGCACGCGGCCAAAGTGTTCGAGAGCAAAATCGCTGGCATCCAAATGGACGTGGCGGACCGCGGCGAGGCGGACCACCACACCCTGAACCGCCACGACCTGGGCAGGTGCTTCCTGAGTTTGTCGTTGAATCATTGAGATTGTCCGACGACCAAAAACAGCAGCTCTCAGCACTGCAGCAAACCGTGGATGATGAGCTGGCCAAGATCCTGACACCCCAACAGCGTCAACAGCTCGAATCACCAAGTGGCTTCGGCCCGCCGGGAAGTTTTGGCCCGCCAAGTGGCTTCGGCCGGCCAGATCGATTGGACTCGCCTGGTGATTTTGGATCTCCTGGTGATCGCGGTTCAGGACGCGGCGGACCACTTCGACGCCGTCCTCAATAG
- a CDS encoding serine/threonine-protein kinase codes for MSNPNRPLLSGDGFASEDEPACMHGLTDDQKEQLSVLLEQYMLAMETGLPPTVENLTASCPELCEPLRVCVGGLESLHRMAGGQSTPFSIQDEMANEDPENQLGDFVLHEPIGRGGMGVVYRATQRSLRRTVAIKILPLAAVLDPRQLTRFRHEAEAAAGLQHPNIVPVHAIGCERGVHFYAMRYIDGESLGQWIERQESQYSDWQELVRYAIQVAEGIQAAHEFGIVHRDIKPSNLLLDGQGKVWIADFGLARIQSDVSLTGSRDVVGTIRYMSPEQACGDSAIVDGRTDIYSLAATLYELLTLRAAHDSDDAATILRQMDEDSHTSMRHLRPDLPRDLETVVAKAMARKRDDRYETASHFADDLRRVLTGEPTIARPPTAMDKLVRLAANHRSAVMTTLLIGVLALAGFAIGTTKLAAEKQVSDAFAAQSQRDKAITREAVDRLGVQISELLADIPAANSVRHRLLLETLEYYQQIAKNSESNIPSEDQQFDLAITYGKMGVFQGELGQATQAIKSLQESERIYAALSQQSPRDDKINLQWSISQNNLAQRLAQSGDLQSAGHWFAKAIETQNRLGAKVELARTLNNLGGMLADAGRIEESQDAFQKSLGLLSDSDQHASLQATIGSNLAGLLAKHDPMRATQLAKNSLEQQLDLLERDPSDPKQATQVMLTLNTLATSLTQVADHRGAVESLQQAVQIGQQLRTRWPDQPTYQRDLVLSLNQLGLALSATGDLTQACRVLDQAVQHGQSLNQAYAADAEVQSMLGGLLNNLAFLKQRLGDHRSAKRLYEDAIKHQQVAIGLAPQSPLYQASLKTQQHNLKKLRGES; via the coding sequence GTGAGTAATCCAAATCGACCGCTGTTGTCAGGCGACGGATTCGCCAGTGAAGATGAACCAGCATGCATGCACGGTTTGACAGATGACCAAAAAGAGCAGCTGAGTGTTTTGCTTGAACAGTACATGCTCGCCATGGAAACCGGCTTGCCACCAACGGTCGAGAATCTTACGGCGTCGTGTCCGGAATTGTGCGAACCGCTTCGAGTCTGCGTCGGTGGCCTAGAAAGTCTGCACCGCATGGCCGGTGGGCAATCGACTCCATTTTCAATTCAAGATGAAATGGCCAACGAAGACCCAGAAAATCAACTGGGTGACTTTGTGCTTCATGAACCCATCGGTCGAGGCGGAATGGGAGTTGTCTATCGAGCCACCCAAAGGTCACTTCGCCGAACGGTAGCCATCAAGATACTGCCGCTCGCAGCCGTTTTGGATCCTCGTCAACTCACGCGGTTTCGTCACGAAGCCGAAGCAGCGGCCGGATTGCAGCACCCCAATATCGTGCCCGTGCATGCCATCGGTTGCGAGCGGGGCGTTCACTTTTATGCGATGCGCTATATCGATGGCGAATCGCTGGGGCAATGGATTGAGCGACAGGAATCGCAGTACAGCGATTGGCAGGAATTGGTTCGGTACGCGATCCAGGTTGCCGAGGGAATTCAGGCTGCTCATGAATTCGGCATCGTCCACCGCGATATCAAACCGTCGAACTTACTGCTCGACGGCCAAGGAAAAGTTTGGATCGCGGATTTCGGTCTGGCTCGAATTCAATCAGACGTGTCGCTCACCGGATCGCGAGATGTGGTGGGAACGATCCGCTACATGAGTCCCGAGCAAGCGTGCGGTGATTCGGCAATCGTTGATGGCCGCACCGATATCTACTCGCTTGCCGCAACACTGTACGAGTTGTTGACACTGCGTGCCGCACACGACAGCGACGATGCGGCAACGATCCTACGGCAAATGGATGAAGATTCGCATACTTCGATGCGGCACTTGCGTCCTGATTTGCCACGCGATCTAGAAACAGTTGTTGCCAAAGCAATGGCGCGGAAGCGTGATGACCGCTACGAAACAGCCAGTCACTTCGCCGATGACCTGCGACGGGTATTAACCGGCGAACCAACCATCGCTCGACCGCCCACGGCGATGGACAAGTTGGTTCGTTTAGCCGCAAATCACCGCTCGGCCGTCATGACGACGCTGCTCATTGGAGTCTTGGCACTCGCCGGATTCGCTATCGGAACGACGAAGCTGGCCGCCGAAAAACAAGTCTCCGATGCATTTGCGGCACAGTCCCAGCGAGACAAGGCGATCACGCGCGAGGCCGTGGATCGTTTAGGCGTTCAGATTTCTGAACTACTCGCTGACATCCCCGCCGCAAACTCGGTTCGGCATCGGTTGCTTTTGGAGACTTTGGAATACTACCAACAAATCGCAAAGAACTCAGAGAGCAACATCCCCAGCGAAGATCAGCAATTCGATCTCGCAATCACCTATGGCAAAATGGGAGTCTTTCAAGGTGAGCTTGGCCAAGCGACGCAAGCGATCAAGTCGCTGCAAGAATCAGAACGCATTTACGCTGCTCTGAGCCAACAGTCACCACGCGATGACAAGATCAATTTGCAGTGGTCAATCAGCCAAAATAATCTCGCCCAAAGATTGGCCCAATCCGGTGATCTGCAATCGGCTGGCCATTGGTTCGCCAAAGCGATAGAAACGCAAAATCGACTCGGCGCCAAAGTGGAACTGGCGCGAACGCTTAACAATCTTGGCGGCATGTTGGCCGATGCTGGTAGGATTGAAGAGTCCCAGGACGCATTCCAAAAATCTCTCGGCTTACTTTCTGATTCGGACCAGCACGCTTCGCTTCAAGCGACGATCGGTTCTAATTTGGCTGGGTTGCTTGCCAAGCATGATCCTATGCGAGCAACTCAGTTGGCCAAGAATTCGCTTGAGCAACAACTCGATTTATTGGAACGTGATCCAAGCGATCCCAAGCAAGCGACTCAAGTTATGTTAACGCTCAACACATTAGCTACTTCGTTAACTCAAGTTGCCGACCACCGTGGTGCCGTCGAATCACTCCAACAAGCGGTCCAGATTGGCCAACAACTTCGCACGCGTTGGCCCGACCAACCAACCTACCAACGCGACCTTGTGCTTAGCCTTAACCAACTGGGGCTTGCCCTTTCGGCAACCGGCGATCTGACTCAGGCCTGCCGAGTGCTTGACCAAGCCGTCCAGCATGGTCAATCGCTCAATCAAGCCTACGCCGCAGATGCGGAAGTTCAGAGCATGCTTGGCGGATTACTCAATAACTTGGCGTTTCTAAAACAGAGGCTTGGTGATCATCGGTCGGCGAAACGACTCTATGAAGATGCGATCAAACATCAGCAGGTCGCCATCGGGTTGGCTCCCCAGAGTCCGCTGTACCAAGCGTCGCTCAAAACACAGCAACACAACTTGAAGAAATTGCGAGGTGAATCATGA
- a CDS encoding EF-hand domain-containing protein, with protein MRYYLPLFVVCGLLATPVLVSAQPPGRGGPPGAGGRGGSPLEMISELFDRADTDQDGQLTKTELQAAMQSQQGGRRQRPGGPPPNEAQADQWGNPQGPRGGEEHGPPPRPGQVLPDFVSESLNLTTKQTRQLAALQTEVDKRLAAILTDEQQQQLLNQRPPHEHGDGEHGDGEHPHGGGDREIGRPQRPQ; from the coding sequence ATGCGATATTACCTTCCGCTGTTTGTTGTTTGCGGTTTGCTTGCGACACCCGTTCTCGTATCGGCACAGCCTCCCGGACGCGGTGGGCCACCGGGAGCGGGCGGACGAGGCGGTTCGCCTTTGGAAATGATCAGCGAACTCTTTGACCGCGCCGATACGGATCAAGATGGACAGCTCACCAAGACAGAACTCCAGGCGGCGATGCAATCCCAGCAAGGGGGCCGCCGTCAAAGACCGGGTGGCCCGCCGCCGAACGAAGCACAAGCGGATCAGTGGGGCAATCCTCAAGGACCACGCGGTGGCGAAGAGCATGGTCCGCCACCGCGTCCCGGCCAAGTGCTTCCCGATTTTGTCTCGGAGTCGCTCAACCTAACTACCAAGCAAACCCGTCAACTCGCAGCGCTGCAAACGGAAGTCGACAAACGACTCGCGGCTATTTTGACGGACGAGCAACAACAGCAGCTTCTAAACCAACGACCGCCCCATGAGCACGGAGACGGCGAGCACGGCGACGGCGAGCACCCTCATGGCGGTGGCGATCGTGAGATTGGTCGTCCGCAGCGTCCGCAGTAG
- a CDS encoding serine/threonine protein kinase — MTKLTERAIFLQAIEEENLDDRSAYLDDACGDDVVLRASVESLLKAHEGPAKLLDQPIGRGQGIVGMAATEVVEPIEHIGMKLGPYRLMEQIGEGGFGLVFVAQQDKPVERKVALKLVKPGSGSKEVIARFEAERQAVAMMNHPNIAQVFDAGVTADARPYFVMELVRGLPITEFCDNHELDIQQRLSLMIDVCSAVHHAHQKGVIHRDIKPSNVMVTLHDEKPVVKVIDFGVAKAIGQTLTDKTIYTRFFSMIGTPLYMSPEQAEMSGLDVDTRSDIYSLGVLLYELLVGTTPFDRERLDSAGYDELRRIIRDEDPPRPSTRLSTLGDTLSTVATTRRVQPTRLAMSIRGDLDWIVMKALEKDRGRRYESAAAFAADIKRFLQSQPIDARPPSRLYQFQKFSRRHRAAIITVSLVGITMLIGTAASLWQMNEAIEQRNQKEQALRQANEAKLKIEQFSENITRANSLIASAQSHVNAGRIDAAKLDYDDAVLQQPNYFQPWVARAQFHTGRQAWSEAAQDYSEALSLGAPTDTSSWWGTPTLFLLTGDADQHREMCQRMDRQLRELDDKPEWELLRDVSASGSYEYSISRKELSRLVESWLEYNEQAEMFQRHRPPRPEPFGPEPFGPDSFSPDSFSPDSFGPDRRGPEQRRPDQRRPDQQRPERRGGGQARPPLPREVCLYIAGMTHLRSENYELAIERLTEAHADTRWPARDLTSAPSAIAYAKLGRIEEAEAEFAKSQSAVVRPSRNEFNDNFRPPNSPWFDIVEMKVMQAEAGRLFDSAGSFRPN, encoded by the coding sequence ATGACCAAACTCACTGAACGAGCGATCTTTCTGCAAGCGATCGAAGAGGAAAACCTCGACGATCGCTCGGCCTATTTGGACGACGCCTGCGGAGATGACGTCGTGTTGCGAGCCAGCGTGGAATCGCTATTGAAAGCTCATGAAGGGCCAGCCAAGCTACTCGATCAACCCATAGGACGCGGGCAAGGGATTGTCGGGATGGCTGCGACCGAGGTAGTTGAACCGATTGAGCATATTGGCATGAAGCTAGGCCCCTATCGGTTGATGGAGCAGATCGGAGAAGGTGGTTTTGGATTGGTTTTTGTCGCGCAACAAGACAAGCCAGTTGAGCGAAAGGTGGCACTGAAGCTAGTGAAACCAGGCTCGGGGTCCAAGGAGGTGATTGCCCGATTCGAAGCCGAGCGGCAAGCCGTCGCAATGATGAATCACCCCAACATCGCGCAAGTTTTTGATGCCGGCGTGACCGCCGACGCTCGTCCTTACTTTGTGATGGAACTAGTTCGAGGTCTACCGATCACCGAGTTTTGTGACAATCACGAACTTGACATTCAACAACGCTTAAGTTTGATGATCGACGTCTGCTCGGCCGTCCATCACGCGCATCAAAAGGGTGTCATTCACCGCGACATAAAGCCGTCTAATGTCATGGTCACGCTTCATGATGAAAAGCCAGTCGTAAAGGTGATCGACTTTGGAGTGGCCAAAGCAATTGGGCAAACGCTCACCGACAAGACGATTTACACGCGATTCTTTTCGATGATCGGTACGCCGCTATACATGAGTCCCGAGCAGGCCGAAATGAGCGGCCTCGATGTCGACACTCGCAGCGATATCTATTCGCTCGGTGTGCTGCTTTATGAACTGCTGGTCGGAACCACGCCCTTTGATCGCGAGCGACTGGATTCGGCCGGTTATGACGAACTGCGTCGGATTATCCGAGACGAAGATCCACCGCGGCCGAGTACGCGTTTGTCAACGCTTGGGGATACCTTGTCGACCGTTGCCACGACTCGTCGGGTTCAACCAACGCGTTTGGCGATGTCTATTCGTGGCGACTTGGATTGGATCGTGATGAAAGCTCTCGAGAAGGATCGAGGTCGCCGATACGAATCCGCAGCGGCGTTCGCGGCTGATATCAAACGTTTCCTTCAATCCCAACCAATTGATGCTCGCCCTCCATCGCGACTCTATCAATTTCAAAAGTTTTCGCGTCGCCATCGGGCTGCGATCATTACCGTATCCTTAGTGGGGATAACGATGCTGATCGGTACCGCCGCCAGTCTTTGGCAAATGAACGAAGCGATTGAACAACGAAACCAGAAAGAGCAAGCACTTCGTCAGGCCAACGAAGCGAAGCTAAAGATCGAACAGTTTTCCGAAAACATTACGCGAGCGAACTCGTTGATCGCTAGTGCTCAATCGCACGTCAACGCTGGCCGCATTGACGCTGCGAAACTGGATTATGACGACGCTGTTTTGCAGCAGCCGAACTATTTTCAGCCGTGGGTGGCTAGAGCTCAATTTCACACGGGCCGACAAGCATGGTCGGAAGCAGCACAGGACTATTCAGAGGCACTTTCTCTCGGTGCTCCCACGGATACATCTTCATGGTGGGGAACACCCACTTTGTTCTTATTGACAGGGGATGCGGATCAGCATCGCGAGATGTGTCAGCGGATGGACCGACAACTTCGTGAACTGGATGACAAGCCGGAATGGGAGCTACTTAGAGATGTGTCAGCATCAGGGAGCTACGAGTATTCCATTTCGCGGAAAGAATTGTCACGGTTGGTTGAAAGCTGGCTTGAGTACAACGAGCAGGCGGAAATGTTTCAGCGACACCGTCCACCACGTCCCGAGCCATTCGGACCCGAGCCATTCGGACCAGACTCGTTTAGTCCTGACTCGTTTAGTCCTGACTCGTTTGGTCCTGACCGAAGAGGCCCGGAACAGCGACGTCCGGATCAGCGACGTCCGGATCAGCAACGTCCGGAACGGCGGGGTGGCGGGCAAGCGAGACCACCGCTTCCGCGTGAAGTTTGCCTGTACATCGCAGGAATGACACATCTGCGATCCGAGAACTACGAACTGGCGATTGAGCGATTGACGGAAGCCCACGCTGACACCCGCTGGCCAGCACGCGATTTGACGTCCGCCCCCAGTGCGATCGCCTACGCAAAGCTTGGCAGGATTGAGGAAGCCGAAGCCGAGTTCGCGAAATCCCAGTCGGCGGTTGTACGTCCGTCTCGTAATGAATTCAACGACAACTTTCGACCCCCGAATTCGCCGTGGTTTGACATTGTTGAGATGAAAGTCATGCAAGCCGAAGCGGGACGTCTATTCGATTCGGCCGGTTCCTTCCGGCCGAACTAG
- a CDS encoding sigma-70 family RNA polymerase sigma factor yields the protein MSVDATEKSSSVEEMIARVRSGSVESLGDLLQVYQSYLGVLATTQIDGRLRRRMSASDLVQETMLAAHRDFHQFRGGSEGELVAWLRQVLSNCLSHAVERNIYAKKRDIRREVALDTMAKKLDDSMARLSHLVADNGASPSEVVQHRELATELSDQLAKLKDSYRDVIVYRNLQGLSFDEIAQRMEIKSGAARMLWLRAIAKFKDVCQLNEQGDLS from the coding sequence ATGTCAGTCGATGCCACTGAAAAAAGTAGCTCAGTCGAGGAGATGATCGCACGCGTTCGCAGCGGAAGTGTGGAATCACTGGGGGATCTGTTGCAGGTGTACCAAAGTTACTTAGGTGTCCTTGCAACCACTCAAATTGACGGTCGACTTCGGCGACGAATGAGCGCTTCTGATTTGGTGCAAGAAACCATGCTCGCCGCTCACCGAGACTTCCACCAGTTTCGCGGAGGTAGCGAGGGTGAACTGGTGGCTTGGCTAAGGCAAGTGTTGAGCAATTGTCTTAGCCACGCCGTAGAAAGAAATATCTATGCCAAGAAGCGTGACATCCGTAGAGAGGTCGCGTTGGACACGATGGCGAAGAAGCTGGACGACAGCATGGCGAGGCTTTCCCATCTCGTCGCTGATAACGGTGCGTCCCCGAGCGAAGTGGTCCAGCATCGCGAATTGGCGACCGAGTTGTCCGATCAACTTGCTAAGCTAAAGGACAGCTATCGCGATGTGATCGTCTATCGGAACTTGCAGGGACTCTCGTTCGATGAAATCGCTCAACGGATGGAAATCAAGTCTGGGGCGGCGCGAATGTTGTGGTTGCGAGCGATTGCAAAGTTCAAGGATGTCTGCCAACTCAACGAGCAAGGGGATCTGTCATGA